A single Anopheles funestus chromosome 2RL, idAnoFuneDA-416_04, whole genome shotgun sequence DNA region contains:
- the LOC125764401 gene encoding monocarboxylate transporter 13 isoform X2, with translation MGQAASQEDAEQGGQAGGEEEDDDGGIIPMRSDRFLVTDSEIACEEAARLTADQEDPSPDDDEGCDYHDMPPPPDGGYGWVIVFASFMCNMIVDGIAYTFGVFLNEFVVYFGEGKGTVAWVGSLLSGMYLSAGPVVSALANKFGCRAVCIAGSIISCAAFALSTLSTSVTMLMLTYGVMGGIGFGLIYLPAVVAVGYYFETKRSLATGIAVCGSGFGTFAFAPLANLLLENFDWKNSNLILAGLILNCAVFGAMMRPLTYPKDDKVKPLMQRMYEEKRLQMERGSIGGSYFMVQLPDGTMEKRLKAPLNADPGVHSSLALDQLAAQQGGMHPVATLPTISEFKTQEQNGSSGSSSESSQIEMKKPLNKKRNTNSESDAADYGGDNLPRNASQPAFTSHQSGIPKNGSVPTFDRVRKHSTGERFKPSLAAIKASSRGDVGSNGDDDGSMFTSKASLKADRPVMVRPLSRKDIFYSGSVTNLKEFQSQKSLTNYRNSVVSLTKFEKEHRNDVRDDVEKGREEQYDLCPCLVLPESFKNAIGAMMDVSLLRDPVFMMIGVSNIFGMAGLYVPFVYLVDAAVLDGIEQNSASFLISIIGITNTVGRIVCGYVADFPQVDALFLNNICLVISTVAVALTPFCHTYAAYVAMAIAFGIAIAGYISLTSIILVDLLGLDKLTNAFGLLILFRGAATIVGSPLAGALYDATQSYSIPFFVAGGLFALSAITSFAAPAMKRFRKQSEAPVHVEVLTPIDEEPSEDLADDDQPITMVPKIIQTAPSPSTEQPVTSNITSTTTINDDRKQTQSNGGTKDTDKEVSQMESVL, from the exons ACGGACAGTGAAATTGCGTGCGAGGAGGCGGCACGATTGACGGCAGATCAGGAAGATCCTTCGCCGGACGACGATGAAGGATGTGATTACCATGATATGCCGCCACCACCGGACGGTGG GTACGGCTGGGTGATCGTATTTGCTTCCTTCATGTGCAACATGATCGTGGACGGTATCGCATACACGTTCGGTGTGTTTCTGAACGAGTTCGTAGTTTACTTCGGCGAGGGCAAAGGCACAGTGGCGTGGGTCGGTAGCTTGCTCAGTGGCATGTACTTAAGTGCCGGTCCGGTCGTGTCAGCACTTGCAAACAAATTTGGTTGTCGGGCGGTCTGTATTGCCGGCAGTATCATTTCCTGTGCGGCATTTGCGCTCAGTACGCTCAGCACCTCGGTAACGATGCTGATGCTCACGTACGGCGTGATGGGTGGCATCGGTTTCGGTCTAATCTATCTGCCGGCCGTCGTGGCCGTCGGTTACTACttcgaaacgaaacgttcGCTAGCGACCGGTATTGCCGTGTGTGGGTCCGGTTTCGGTACGTTCGCGTTTGCGCCACTCGCAAACTTgttgctggagaacttcgacTGGAAAAACTCGAACCTGATCCTGGCGGGTTTGATCCTGAACTGTGCTGTGTTCGGTGCGATGATGCGGCCACTTAC TTACCCGAAGGACGATAAAGTGAAACCATTGATGCAGCGTATGTACGAGGAGAAGCGACTCCAGATGGAGCGTGGCTCAATCGGTGGATCGTACTTCATGGTACAGCTGCCCGACGGCACGATGGAGAAAAGACTGAAAGCACCACTGAACGCTGATCCCGGCGTACACTCTAGCCTTGCACTGGACCAGCTGGCGGCTCAGCAAGGTGGCATGCATCCGGTTGCAACGCTGCCCACCATTTCGGAGTTTAAGACGCAAGAACAGAACGGTAGCAGCGGTTCGTCGTCCGAATCGAGCCAGATTGAGATGAAGAAACCGTTGAACAAGAAGCGCAACACAAACTCGGAGTCGGATGCGGCCGACTACGGTGGTGACAATTTGCCCCGCAATGCCTCACAGCCTGCCTTTACCAGCCATCAGTCGG GAATCCCGAAGAATGGTTCCGTACCGACGTTCGATCGCGTCCGCAAACACTCGACTGGAGAGCGGTTCAAACCATCGCTGGCAGCCATCAAGGCTAGCTCGCGGGGCGATGTCGGTAGCAACGGTGAC GACGATGGTAGTATGTTTACCTCAAAAGCCTCGCTGAAGGCGGATCGTCCGGTAATGGTCCGTCCGCTGTCACGTAAGGACATCTTCTACTCCGGCTCCGTCACAAACCTTAAAGAATTCCAGTCCCAAAAGTCACTAACGAACTATCGCAATTCCGTCGTATCACTGACCAAATTCGAGAAGGAGCATCGCAATGATGTGCGAGATGACGTAGAGAAAGGAAGGGAAGAAC AATACGACCTATGTCCTTGTCTGGTGTTGCCGGAATCTTTCAAGAATGCGATCGGTGCCATGATGGATGTCAGCTTGCTGCGCGATCCCGTCTTCATGATGATTGGCGTTTCGAACATCTTCGGTATGGCCGGTCTGTACGTCCCATTCGTGTACCTGGTCGATGCGGCCGTTTTAGAT GGAATTGAACAAAACTCGGCCTCTTTCCTTATCTCGATCATTGGCATTACCAACACGGTGGGACGTATCGTGTGCGGCTATGTGGCGGACTTTCCGCAAGTGGACGCCCTGTTTCTCAACAACATCTGTCTAGTCATCTCCACCGTAGCGGTCGCCCTGACGCCTTTCTGTCATACTTACGCGGCGTACGTAGCAATGGCCATCGCATTCGGTATTGCCATCG CTGGCTACATTTCACTGACGTCAATTATTCTGGTCGATTTGCTCGGACTGGACAAGCTTACGAATGCGTTCGGTTTGTTGATTCTTTTCCGTGGTGCTGCCACGATCGTCGGTTCACCGCTGGCCGGAGCTCTGTACGATGCCACACAGTCTTACTCGATACCGTTCTTCGTCGCTGGCGGACTGTTTGCCCTGTCGGCCATTACAAGCTTTGCCGCACCGGCCATGAAAAG ATTCCGCAAACAATCGGAAGCACCCGTACATGTCGAGGTGCTGACACCAATCGATGAGGAACCGTCGGAAGATTTGGCAGACGATGATCAACCGATCACGATGGTACCGAAGATCATTCAAACCGCCCCCAGCCCGTCCACGGAGCAACCAGTGACTTCGAATATCACCTCCACTACCACCATTAACGATGATCGCAAGCAGACACAGTCAAATGGCGGCACGAAGGACACCGACAAGGAAGTGAGCCAGATGGAATCCGTTTTGTAA
- the LOC125764401 gene encoding monocarboxylate transporter 13 isoform X4 yields MASKKARRTDSEIACEEAARLTADQEDPSPDDDEGCDYHDMPPPPDGGYGWVIVFASFMCNMIVDGIAYTFGVFLNEFVVYFGEGKGTVAWVGSLLSGMYLSAGPVVSALANKFGCRAVCIAGSIISCAAFALSTLSTSVTMLMLTYGVMGGIGFGLIYLPAVVAVGYYFETKRSLATGIAVCGSGFGTFAFAPLANLLLENFDWKNSNLILAGLILNCAVFGAMMRPLTYPKDDKVKPLMQRMYEEKRLQMERGSIGGSYFMVQLPDGTMEKRLKAPLNADPGVHSSLALDQLAAQQGGMHPVATLPTISEFKTQEQNGSSGSSSESSQIEMKKPLNKKRNTNSESDAADYGGDNLPRNASQPAFTSHQSGIPKNGSVPTFDRVRKHSTGERFKPSLAAIKASSRGDVGSNGDVRKSMHLKLSRGSVNGSKNNNAEEFDDGSMFTSKASLKADRPVMVRPLSRKDIFYSGSVTNLKEFQSQKSLTNYRNSVVSLTKFEKEHRNDVRDDVEKGREEQYDLCPCLVLPESFKNAIGAMMDVSLLRDPVFMMIGVSNIFGMAGLYVPFVYLVDAAVLDGIEQNSASFLISIIGITNTVGRIVCGYVADFPQVDALFLNNICLVISTVAVALTPFCHTYAAYVAMAIAFGIAIAGYISLTSIILVDLLGLDKLTNAFGLLILFRGAATIVGSPLAGALYDATQSYSIPFFVAGGLFALSAITSFAAPAMKRFRKQSEAPVHVEVLTPIDEEPSEDLADDDQPITMVPKIIQTAPSPSTEQPVTSNITSTTTINDDRKQTQSNGGTKDTDKEVSQMESVL; encoded by the exons ATGGCCAGTAAAAAGGCCCGACGG ACGGACAGTGAAATTGCGTGCGAGGAGGCGGCACGATTGACGGCAGATCAGGAAGATCCTTCGCCGGACGACGATGAAGGATGTGATTACCATGATATGCCGCCACCACCGGACGGTGG GTACGGCTGGGTGATCGTATTTGCTTCCTTCATGTGCAACATGATCGTGGACGGTATCGCATACACGTTCGGTGTGTTTCTGAACGAGTTCGTAGTTTACTTCGGCGAGGGCAAAGGCACAGTGGCGTGGGTCGGTAGCTTGCTCAGTGGCATGTACTTAAGTGCCGGTCCGGTCGTGTCAGCACTTGCAAACAAATTTGGTTGTCGGGCGGTCTGTATTGCCGGCAGTATCATTTCCTGTGCGGCATTTGCGCTCAGTACGCTCAGCACCTCGGTAACGATGCTGATGCTCACGTACGGCGTGATGGGTGGCATCGGTTTCGGTCTAATCTATCTGCCGGCCGTCGTGGCCGTCGGTTACTACttcgaaacgaaacgttcGCTAGCGACCGGTATTGCCGTGTGTGGGTCCGGTTTCGGTACGTTCGCGTTTGCGCCACTCGCAAACTTgttgctggagaacttcgacTGGAAAAACTCGAACCTGATCCTGGCGGGTTTGATCCTGAACTGTGCTGTGTTCGGTGCGATGATGCGGCCACTTAC TTACCCGAAGGACGATAAAGTGAAACCATTGATGCAGCGTATGTACGAGGAGAAGCGACTCCAGATGGAGCGTGGCTCAATCGGTGGATCGTACTTCATGGTACAGCTGCCCGACGGCACGATGGAGAAAAGACTGAAAGCACCACTGAACGCTGATCCCGGCGTACACTCTAGCCTTGCACTGGACCAGCTGGCGGCTCAGCAAGGTGGCATGCATCCGGTTGCAACGCTGCCCACCATTTCGGAGTTTAAGACGCAAGAACAGAACGGTAGCAGCGGTTCGTCGTCCGAATCGAGCCAGATTGAGATGAAGAAACCGTTGAACAAGAAGCGCAACACAAACTCGGAGTCGGATGCGGCCGACTACGGTGGTGACAATTTGCCCCGCAATGCCTCACAGCCTGCCTTTACCAGCCATCAGTCGG GAATCCCGAAGAATGGTTCCGTACCGACGTTCGATCGCGTCCGCAAACACTCGACTGGAGAGCGGTTCAAACCATCGCTGGCAGCCATCAAGGCTAGCTCGCGGGGCGATGTCGGTAGCAACGGTGACGTACGTAAATCAATGCATCTCAAACTCTCGCGCGGCTCAGTCaatggaagcaaaaataataacgcTGAGGAATTC GACGATGGTAGTATGTTTACCTCAAAAGCCTCGCTGAAGGCGGATCGTCCGGTAATGGTCCGTCCGCTGTCACGTAAGGACATCTTCTACTCCGGCTCCGTCACAAACCTTAAAGAATTCCAGTCCCAAAAGTCACTAACGAACTATCGCAATTCCGTCGTATCACTGACCAAATTCGAGAAGGAGCATCGCAATGATGTGCGAGATGACGTAGAGAAAGGAAGGGAAGAAC AATACGACCTATGTCCTTGTCTGGTGTTGCCGGAATCTTTCAAGAATGCGATCGGTGCCATGATGGATGTCAGCTTGCTGCGCGATCCCGTCTTCATGATGATTGGCGTTTCGAACATCTTCGGTATGGCCGGTCTGTACGTCCCATTCGTGTACCTGGTCGATGCGGCCGTTTTAGAT GGAATTGAACAAAACTCGGCCTCTTTCCTTATCTCGATCATTGGCATTACCAACACGGTGGGACGTATCGTGTGCGGCTATGTGGCGGACTTTCCGCAAGTGGACGCCCTGTTTCTCAACAACATCTGTCTAGTCATCTCCACCGTAGCGGTCGCCCTGACGCCTTTCTGTCATACTTACGCGGCGTACGTAGCAATGGCCATCGCATTCGGTATTGCCATCG CTGGCTACATTTCACTGACGTCAATTATTCTGGTCGATTTGCTCGGACTGGACAAGCTTACGAATGCGTTCGGTTTGTTGATTCTTTTCCGTGGTGCTGCCACGATCGTCGGTTCACCGCTGGCCGGAGCTCTGTACGATGCCACACAGTCTTACTCGATACCGTTCTTCGTCGCTGGCGGACTGTTTGCCCTGTCGGCCATTACAAGCTTTGCCGCACCGGCCATGAAAAG ATTCCGCAAACAATCGGAAGCACCCGTACATGTCGAGGTGCTGACACCAATCGATGAGGAACCGTCGGAAGATTTGGCAGACGATGATCAACCGATCACGATGGTACCGAAGATCATTCAAACCGCCCCCAGCCCGTCCACGGAGCAACCAGTGACTTCGAATATCACCTCCACTACCACCATTAACGATGATCGCAAGCAGACACAGTCAAATGGCGGCACGAAGGACACCGACAAGGAAGTGAGCCAGATGGAATCCGTTTTGTAA
- the LOC125764401 gene encoding monocarboxylate transporter 13 isoform X3 → MTSKANKTTTDSEIACEEAARLTADQEDPSPDDDEGCDYHDMPPPPDGGYGWVIVFASFMCNMIVDGIAYTFGVFLNEFVVYFGEGKGTVAWVGSLLSGMYLSAGPVVSALANKFGCRAVCIAGSIISCAAFALSTLSTSVTMLMLTYGVMGGIGFGLIYLPAVVAVGYYFETKRSLATGIAVCGSGFGTFAFAPLANLLLENFDWKNSNLILAGLILNCAVFGAMMRPLTYPKDDKVKPLMQRMYEEKRLQMERGSIGGSYFMVQLPDGTMEKRLKAPLNADPGVHSSLALDQLAAQQGGMHPVATLPTISEFKTQEQNGSSGSSSESSQIEMKKPLNKKRNTNSESDAADYGGDNLPRNASQPAFTSHQSGIPKNGSVPTFDRVRKHSTGERFKPSLAAIKASSRGDVGSNGDVRKSMHLKLSRGSVNGSKNNNAEEFDDGSMFTSKASLKADRPVMVRPLSRKDIFYSGSVTNLKEFQSQKSLTNYRNSVVSLTKFEKEHRNDVRDDVEKGREEQYDLCPCLVLPESFKNAIGAMMDVSLLRDPVFMMIGVSNIFGMAGLYVPFVYLVDAAVLDGIEQNSASFLISIIGITNTVGRIVCGYVADFPQVDALFLNNICLVISTVAVALTPFCHTYAAYVAMAIAFGIAIAGYISLTSIILVDLLGLDKLTNAFGLLILFRGAATIVGSPLAGALYDATQSYSIPFFVAGGLFALSAITSFAAPAMKRFRKQSEAPVHVEVLTPIDEEPSEDLADDDQPITMVPKIIQTAPSPSTEQPVTSNITSTTTINDDRKQTQSNGGTKDTDKEVSQMESVL, encoded by the exons ATGACTAGTAAAGCGAACAAAACTACG ACGGACAGTGAAATTGCGTGCGAGGAGGCGGCACGATTGACGGCAGATCAGGAAGATCCTTCGCCGGACGACGATGAAGGATGTGATTACCATGATATGCCGCCACCACCGGACGGTGG GTACGGCTGGGTGATCGTATTTGCTTCCTTCATGTGCAACATGATCGTGGACGGTATCGCATACACGTTCGGTGTGTTTCTGAACGAGTTCGTAGTTTACTTCGGCGAGGGCAAAGGCACAGTGGCGTGGGTCGGTAGCTTGCTCAGTGGCATGTACTTAAGTGCCGGTCCGGTCGTGTCAGCACTTGCAAACAAATTTGGTTGTCGGGCGGTCTGTATTGCCGGCAGTATCATTTCCTGTGCGGCATTTGCGCTCAGTACGCTCAGCACCTCGGTAACGATGCTGATGCTCACGTACGGCGTGATGGGTGGCATCGGTTTCGGTCTAATCTATCTGCCGGCCGTCGTGGCCGTCGGTTACTACttcgaaacgaaacgttcGCTAGCGACCGGTATTGCCGTGTGTGGGTCCGGTTTCGGTACGTTCGCGTTTGCGCCACTCGCAAACTTgttgctggagaacttcgacTGGAAAAACTCGAACCTGATCCTGGCGGGTTTGATCCTGAACTGTGCTGTGTTCGGTGCGATGATGCGGCCACTTAC TTACCCGAAGGACGATAAAGTGAAACCATTGATGCAGCGTATGTACGAGGAGAAGCGACTCCAGATGGAGCGTGGCTCAATCGGTGGATCGTACTTCATGGTACAGCTGCCCGACGGCACGATGGAGAAAAGACTGAAAGCACCACTGAACGCTGATCCCGGCGTACACTCTAGCCTTGCACTGGACCAGCTGGCGGCTCAGCAAGGTGGCATGCATCCGGTTGCAACGCTGCCCACCATTTCGGAGTTTAAGACGCAAGAACAGAACGGTAGCAGCGGTTCGTCGTCCGAATCGAGCCAGATTGAGATGAAGAAACCGTTGAACAAGAAGCGCAACACAAACTCGGAGTCGGATGCGGCCGACTACGGTGGTGACAATTTGCCCCGCAATGCCTCACAGCCTGCCTTTACCAGCCATCAGTCGG GAATCCCGAAGAATGGTTCCGTACCGACGTTCGATCGCGTCCGCAAACACTCGACTGGAGAGCGGTTCAAACCATCGCTGGCAGCCATCAAGGCTAGCTCGCGGGGCGATGTCGGTAGCAACGGTGACGTACGTAAATCAATGCATCTCAAACTCTCGCGCGGCTCAGTCaatggaagcaaaaataataacgcTGAGGAATTC GACGATGGTAGTATGTTTACCTCAAAAGCCTCGCTGAAGGCGGATCGTCCGGTAATGGTCCGTCCGCTGTCACGTAAGGACATCTTCTACTCCGGCTCCGTCACAAACCTTAAAGAATTCCAGTCCCAAAAGTCACTAACGAACTATCGCAATTCCGTCGTATCACTGACCAAATTCGAGAAGGAGCATCGCAATGATGTGCGAGATGACGTAGAGAAAGGAAGGGAAGAAC AATACGACCTATGTCCTTGTCTGGTGTTGCCGGAATCTTTCAAGAATGCGATCGGTGCCATGATGGATGTCAGCTTGCTGCGCGATCCCGTCTTCATGATGATTGGCGTTTCGAACATCTTCGGTATGGCCGGTCTGTACGTCCCATTCGTGTACCTGGTCGATGCGGCCGTTTTAGAT GGAATTGAACAAAACTCGGCCTCTTTCCTTATCTCGATCATTGGCATTACCAACACGGTGGGACGTATCGTGTGCGGCTATGTGGCGGACTTTCCGCAAGTGGACGCCCTGTTTCTCAACAACATCTGTCTAGTCATCTCCACCGTAGCGGTCGCCCTGACGCCTTTCTGTCATACTTACGCGGCGTACGTAGCAATGGCCATCGCATTCGGTATTGCCATCG CTGGCTACATTTCACTGACGTCAATTATTCTGGTCGATTTGCTCGGACTGGACAAGCTTACGAATGCGTTCGGTTTGTTGATTCTTTTCCGTGGTGCTGCCACGATCGTCGGTTCACCGCTGGCCGGAGCTCTGTACGATGCCACACAGTCTTACTCGATACCGTTCTTCGTCGCTGGCGGACTGTTTGCCCTGTCGGCCATTACAAGCTTTGCCGCACCGGCCATGAAAAG ATTCCGCAAACAATCGGAAGCACCCGTACATGTCGAGGTGCTGACACCAATCGATGAGGAACCGTCGGAAGATTTGGCAGACGATGATCAACCGATCACGATGGTACCGAAGATCATTCAAACCGCCCCCAGCCCGTCCACGGAGCAACCAGTGACTTCGAATATCACCTCCACTACCACCATTAACGATGATCGCAAGCAGACACAGTCAAATGGCGGCACGAAGGACACCGACAAGGAAGTGAGCCAGATGGAATCCGTTTTGTAA
- the LOC125764401 gene encoding uncharacterized protein LOC125764401 isoform X1, translated as MGQAASQEDAEQGGQAGGEEEDDDGGIIPMRSDRFLVTDSEIACEEAARLTADQEDPSPDDDEGCDYHDMPPPPDGGYGWVIVFASFMCNMIVDGIAYTFGVFLNEFVVYFGEGKGTVAWVGSLLSGMYLSAGPVVSALANKFGCRAVCIAGSIISCAAFALSTLSTSVTMLMLTYGVMGGIGFGLIYLPAVVAVGYYFETKRSLATGIAVCGSGFGTFAFAPLANLLLENFDWKNSNLILAGLILNCAVFGAMMRPLTYPKDDKVKPLMQRMYEEKRLQMERGSIGGSYFMVQLPDGTMEKRLKAPLNADPGVHSSLALDQLAAQQGGMHPVATLPTISEFKTQEQNGSSGSSSESSQIEMKKPLNKKRNTNSESDAADYGGDNLPRNASQPAFTSHQSGIPKNGSVPTFDRVRKHSTGERFKPSLAAIKASSRGDVGSNGDVRKSMHLKLSRGSVNGSKNNNAEEFDDGSMFTSKASLKADRPVMVRPLSRKDIFYSGSVTNLKEFQSQKSLTNYRNSVVSLTKFEKEHRNDVRDDVEKGREEQYDLCPCLVLPESFKNAIGAMMDVSLLRDPVFMMIGVSNIFGMAGLYVPFVYLVDAAVLDGIEQNSASFLISIIGITNTVGRIVCGYVADFPQVDALFLNNICLVISTVAVALTPFCHTYAAYVAMAIAFGIAIAGYISLTSIILVDLLGLDKLTNAFGLLILFRGAATIVGSPLAGALYDATQSYSIPFFVAGGLFALSAITSFAAPAMKRFRKQSEAPVHVEVLTPIDEEPSEDLADDDQPITMVPKIIQTAPSPSTEQPVTSNITSTTTINDDRKQTQSNGGTKDTDKEVSQMESVL; from the exons ACGGACAGTGAAATTGCGTGCGAGGAGGCGGCACGATTGACGGCAGATCAGGAAGATCCTTCGCCGGACGACGATGAAGGATGTGATTACCATGATATGCCGCCACCACCGGACGGTGG GTACGGCTGGGTGATCGTATTTGCTTCCTTCATGTGCAACATGATCGTGGACGGTATCGCATACACGTTCGGTGTGTTTCTGAACGAGTTCGTAGTTTACTTCGGCGAGGGCAAAGGCACAGTGGCGTGGGTCGGTAGCTTGCTCAGTGGCATGTACTTAAGTGCCGGTCCGGTCGTGTCAGCACTTGCAAACAAATTTGGTTGTCGGGCGGTCTGTATTGCCGGCAGTATCATTTCCTGTGCGGCATTTGCGCTCAGTACGCTCAGCACCTCGGTAACGATGCTGATGCTCACGTACGGCGTGATGGGTGGCATCGGTTTCGGTCTAATCTATCTGCCGGCCGTCGTGGCCGTCGGTTACTACttcgaaacgaaacgttcGCTAGCGACCGGTATTGCCGTGTGTGGGTCCGGTTTCGGTACGTTCGCGTTTGCGCCACTCGCAAACTTgttgctggagaacttcgacTGGAAAAACTCGAACCTGATCCTGGCGGGTTTGATCCTGAACTGTGCTGTGTTCGGTGCGATGATGCGGCCACTTAC TTACCCGAAGGACGATAAAGTGAAACCATTGATGCAGCGTATGTACGAGGAGAAGCGACTCCAGATGGAGCGTGGCTCAATCGGTGGATCGTACTTCATGGTACAGCTGCCCGACGGCACGATGGAGAAAAGACTGAAAGCACCACTGAACGCTGATCCCGGCGTACACTCTAGCCTTGCACTGGACCAGCTGGCGGCTCAGCAAGGTGGCATGCATCCGGTTGCAACGCTGCCCACCATTTCGGAGTTTAAGACGCAAGAACAGAACGGTAGCAGCGGTTCGTCGTCCGAATCGAGCCAGATTGAGATGAAGAAACCGTTGAACAAGAAGCGCAACACAAACTCGGAGTCGGATGCGGCCGACTACGGTGGTGACAATTTGCCCCGCAATGCCTCACAGCCTGCCTTTACCAGCCATCAGTCGG GAATCCCGAAGAATGGTTCCGTACCGACGTTCGATCGCGTCCGCAAACACTCGACTGGAGAGCGGTTCAAACCATCGCTGGCAGCCATCAAGGCTAGCTCGCGGGGCGATGTCGGTAGCAACGGTGACGTACGTAAATCAATGCATCTCAAACTCTCGCGCGGCTCAGTCaatggaagcaaaaataataacgcTGAGGAATTC GACGATGGTAGTATGTTTACCTCAAAAGCCTCGCTGAAGGCGGATCGTCCGGTAATGGTCCGTCCGCTGTCACGTAAGGACATCTTCTACTCCGGCTCCGTCACAAACCTTAAAGAATTCCAGTCCCAAAAGTCACTAACGAACTATCGCAATTCCGTCGTATCACTGACCAAATTCGAGAAGGAGCATCGCAATGATGTGCGAGATGACGTAGAGAAAGGAAGGGAAGAAC AATACGACCTATGTCCTTGTCTGGTGTTGCCGGAATCTTTCAAGAATGCGATCGGTGCCATGATGGATGTCAGCTTGCTGCGCGATCCCGTCTTCATGATGATTGGCGTTTCGAACATCTTCGGTATGGCCGGTCTGTACGTCCCATTCGTGTACCTGGTCGATGCGGCCGTTTTAGAT GGAATTGAACAAAACTCGGCCTCTTTCCTTATCTCGATCATTGGCATTACCAACACGGTGGGACGTATCGTGTGCGGCTATGTGGCGGACTTTCCGCAAGTGGACGCCCTGTTTCTCAACAACATCTGTCTAGTCATCTCCACCGTAGCGGTCGCCCTGACGCCTTTCTGTCATACTTACGCGGCGTACGTAGCAATGGCCATCGCATTCGGTATTGCCATCG CTGGCTACATTTCACTGACGTCAATTATTCTGGTCGATTTGCTCGGACTGGACAAGCTTACGAATGCGTTCGGTTTGTTGATTCTTTTCCGTGGTGCTGCCACGATCGTCGGTTCACCGCTGGCCGGAGCTCTGTACGATGCCACACAGTCTTACTCGATACCGTTCTTCGTCGCTGGCGGACTGTTTGCCCTGTCGGCCATTACAAGCTTTGCCGCACCGGCCATGAAAAG ATTCCGCAAACAATCGGAAGCACCCGTACATGTCGAGGTGCTGACACCAATCGATGAGGAACCGTCGGAAGATTTGGCAGACGATGATCAACCGATCACGATGGTACCGAAGATCATTCAAACCGCCCCCAGCCCGTCCACGGAGCAACCAGTGACTTCGAATATCACCTCCACTACCACCATTAACGATGATCGCAAGCAGACACAGTCAAATGGCGGCACGAAGGACACCGACAAGGAAGTGAGCCAGATGGAATCCGTTTTGTAA